From one Humulus lupulus chromosome 8, drHumLupu1.1, whole genome shotgun sequence genomic stretch:
- the LOC133793925 gene encoding uncharacterized protein LOC133793925: MSTIIAYCVFCLHDMAYSEIFSLWAVSPKKFGGLSYSTEQIGEVLAISDIFIPVPGKAYGNDIGFSRCRDFINSSVGQLSLSNSILRGHSLDTLKCVITVEECSICKYHTRPTLLQL; this comes from the exons ATGTCTACAATCATTGCTTACTGTGTTTTCTGCCTTCATGACATGGCATATTCCGAG ATTTTCTCATTATGGGCAGTGAGTCCCAAAAAATTTGGGGGTTTGAGTTATTCAACCGAACAAATTGGTGAAGTTCTTGCAATTTCAG ACATTTTTATACCCGTACCTGGCAAAGCTTATGGGAACGATATTGGTTTCTCGCGTTGCAGGG ATTTTATCAATTCCTCTGTTGGCCAGTTATCCCTTTCTAATAGCATTCTCAGGGGTCACTCTTTGGATACTCTTAAATGTGTCATCACTGTTGAAGAATGCTCTATCTGTAAGTACCACACTAGGCCTACCTTATTACAACTTTAA